Part of the Metarhizium brunneum chromosome 6, complete sequence genome is shown below.
GCCGACGGTTTTGGAGCGCAAAGTCATGCGGCCGAATGCGGCGACATTCTCGCCAGACCCAAAGATGGCGTCCGTCTTCGACCCCTCGTTGTCCCAGAAGTGCGCGACACCCGTAAAAGTGTTGATGAATGCTGATGGCCCGGCATTCTGCCAAGTTCCGCACCAGGGCATGATTTTTTTCAAGTCGGGATTGCTGTGGTTCAGCGACACGTACGTGGCGTCTGGGGCGACGAGCGAGGCCACGACATCGTCGTTGGTCATGTTGCTCAGCAGCTTTTCCACGATTTGGACCGGAGTAGACATGGTTGCAGAATCTTCTGTTGGTTTTGTTAGAGAAACGGTCTCACGAAAGATACTCAGTGTCTTGTCTCACTTGGTGTGTGTATTTATTGCTTGTAGTGCTTTTGTGGAAGAAATGTTGATACTCGACTGCAGCTTTTTGTCCCGAGTTGAGGGAAACAGAAGACTATTATATAGGCGCCAGCTCATATGCTTGAGAAAAACATGCTCAATTCAATAGGATCGGGTTACCAAGGCGCACAGGTTGAGACGTCGGCAGCCTGGAGGGAAACATTGACGCGGGGCAAGAAACTTACCATTTTGAGGACTTGAAGTGTAACGCCTTAAACCTTATGATACCCTAGTTATGTTGGCGGATGCTACTGGGAGGTTGGCTAATCACGAGGCTTGCCTTTGTCACGAACAAACCTTCTTTCATCGCATGTGGTTATGCGCCCCCCTCTTTCAAAGACCAGTCATCTTCAGTAAGAACTTACTAATCCAGCGCTCGAGGCAGTTACTGGCCATTGTGCTGCTGAAGAATCTGGAGCCAGGGGGTTTGTGTTGACGATCAATTAGATGCCGTAGAGCGGCCAAGTGTAGGGATGGTGGGTGCCACGCACCAATGAGGAATGGTTCCGAACCGAGGCCTCAACCCGCAAGTTGgatacccgttggcaactagtGGGGTTTTCCTTCATGTTTCCACTTAAGTGGAAGcccacttagttgccaacgggtcaATActtaaaaacttaaaagcATTACAAATCGCTTCATGGACATTGACGTAAAAGGGTCAATGAGCGCACTACCGAGCTCAATGAAGATCTTGATGTCACATTGCAGATTAGAACACATGAGATGAGTATATAGTTGAGAGGTGGCAATTATATCATACGTAAGGGCTAGAAAATTATGCATCAACTCATATACACCCCGCACAATATGGCTTGACCACCAACATTACAAACCCCATTCCGTCTCATTCACAGTCACTTTTGCCGGCTTATACCTCTCCGCACCCCGACCAAGCACGAATGTCAGCTCTGCAGAGTTCAATGTCATATAAACATCGAATGCAACATCATAGTATTTTCGTCCGCGAAAAACTCTGCAGTGGAGCGACTCTTCGGGTATCGTGTCTAGGTCCATGCAAACGGTCGCGAGCGGCTTTTCAAGACCTTTCAACATTGTCAGCCTTTATTCTCGTCTGTGACTCAAAGTCTCTCTGCGTACCTGGAACTGGGTGTCTACTCGTGTGCGGGCGCGGAGGAGGATTGTCAGCCTTGGAAGAGTACACGTCGCAAATGATCTTGGGCGGATGCTCTCCTAGAGCAATGTTGGCTTTATACTGGAGCTCAAAGTGTTTCGGCTCGCCGTCGTAGATCTCGTCACCCTTGGACCTTGTTAGCAACTGTCCTGCCGGCCCTGGAAAACTTTCGCCACGCCGGGCCATGAACGGTTACCTTGTTGACAAACCACCTCATGACCTCAACTTCTCGAGGTCGAGAGCGTCCGATACTTCAAGGCTGCGTTAGTTCCAAGTATGTCAGCGATGCAGATTGGGATCATACTTTGGGTTGATGCCGTTCTGTTGCGCTGAAGCGTTCGACTTTTCTTGCCGGAAGATACGAGTCCCGTAGTGGCAAGGGGCCTCCCTGACCATTACTCGTGGAACGTTGCGCTCAAAGATCCTTCCTCGTCCCTGTTCGTTCTTTTTGTCGCCGTCTTGCCATGCGGCGTGCCGTTGAGGGTTGTCTATTTTGGCCAACCCGGCCATCAACGCGCCCCTGACGATGGCTGTGCGGCTGCAAAATGTTAACGCTGCAAATTCATGCCACGAAATGTAGTCTTTACTACCTGTTATCGATTTTCTGAACTTTGATCGTCTCTCCGACTGTCTTCTCAATTTCCCGCTTCAGGTAGGCGTTTTGCCCGAAGCCCCCGGCAAGAAGAACCTTCTTCACCTTTCTCGTCGGTCGAATAGTGCTGTCAACTTGATGGCGTACGAGCCTGCAAATCTTGGATACCACCGGGTCGAATACCTGTTTGCGCAGCTCATCCACCGGAATCTCTATCAGTGTAAACTCGGCACCCCGAGGACCAGCGCTGGGAAACGGTGTGTTGAGGTACAGTGCACCACTGGTGTTCAGCCCCGTGAACTGCGGCTTGATTCCTCGTTCAAAGTCGCCCACGGCCGACTTTAGAAGCTGCAGGCCGTTCTTGCTGTTCCAGTCTATATGTCGTAGCTGGCTCCTACTCATCAAATAGTCTTCGAAGATTCTGTTGATGAAACAACTGCCGCAAAGCTCGCCGGGGGTGCCTGCGACGCGCTTCAGAGCAATGTAGCTGTCCTTTGACAAGATTTCATACGAAGACAAGTCGACAGTGCTGTCACTATGTTAGAAACCAATCTCCGTGTCTGAACGGCACGTACGTACCCGCCACCGGCATCGCAAATCACAAACGTGTCGCCAGCCTCGAGACCAATGTCAAACATTTCAGACAGAGCATATATCCCCGCTGCCTCGGGCTCCGCGATCATGGAAAGCTCTTCCTTCTCGCTAGGGTCTCCTAGAAATGCCTCTGCTGCGCATTCCCGCATCGCTTCTTGTGCCCCGTGGCTCCACATGGCAGGCACGGTAATGATGTATTCTCGGGGCAGATTGTAGATCTCCCCTACTCGCTGTTCAAACAACCGATCAATTGCAGACTTGACTCCCTGAAGATACCTGATGACCAGTTTCTTGCATTGGTCAGGGTCCAGTGGAGGTAGAGCCGTCTTGCTTGGGTACCTCCTCAAGAGATCGGAACCGAGGGCAAGGGAATGCTCAATTTCTGGACAAAGGCCCAGTTTGAACCATTCGTGTATTTTCTCCCCGGGTTTTCTTCTTCGGTCAGCTTCGAAACCCCAGGATACAGAGTTGACAGTGGCGCCATGTTCGTATCTGAGGATGCTGCAATGGAATTACTCATGATATTCCAAGTCAAGGTCGAGAGGCTGGATAGAGCAACGCACCTTGGGACTTTATCACCAGTAAGCCCCTCTCCCCAGTCCGTGACCAGACTTTCTTTCTGAGGCTAGTCATCGAGTCAGTGACGTGCATGGACCTTGTTTGCCTCCTTGACCGGGGCCGTACCTCTCCGGCGTTCACGAGTGTATAAGCCACGCCAGAAAAGGTGGTGCCTGTGGCCTGTCAGCACTCCATTCCTATTGTCACTAAGAGGGGAACGCCATGGAAAGCCTACCAAAATCTACTGCTATCAGAAATTTCATAGGCTTCTCCTCGGTCTCACTGGCACTGTGAACACCTGGTCTCCTTTCCATCGTAGGGAACTCGCGGAGCAATCCAGCATTTAGAAGTGATATACTTACGAATAGACGTAAAGGTGAGCACGAAAAGAGGAAGATATGTGCTGGGATCCTTCGGCAAGATATGTCAATCAAACGCTCCTCAGAGTGAGGCTCCAGTGATGCTGCGGCTGAAGGTCTTGTCGAAGCTGACCACCCATCGGTGTTCCCAGGCAGCCATGCCGGATACATATGTAAGCAACAGCCTCAAGCCTGCAAAACCGGTGAGGGAAGTGGTGTTGGTCAGTCGCCATGAGTCGACTGCACCCTTCTTCTGGACTAGCCCCTAGACATTGCGGCAGGCTGAGTTTGACACATCATCTGCAGCAAACGTTGACTGTAGTTACACTGCATGTCATTGTCTCACTGGATTCTGGCCATTCGTACCTCTGATCACTCCCGTAGTGTTAGGCCGAAAATCTCTTGGGACCTTGGTAAGGTTGTCCACCTGACTTTTGTTCTCTTGTCGACACCCTGTGGTTCTCATGAGAGACAAATCCGCTTCACTACTTTCAAAAGGTTGGTCACGACTTTGCACTATCTAGTCGTCCGCTTTTGACCAAGGATGGAGTCCCGGGAGGAGTGGCCAGCGGAAGCGGTGAGCAAAATGAATCAGCTGGAACGCAAGAATCGCGAGCTTTTGGCTCGAGTGATGATGGCCCAAGGCGTATTGGACAGCAACCAAATTACAGACACTGAGATACAATCTGGCTTCTTACAACTTCGAGATGCAATCTTCAGCTACATCCAGGCCATCTATCGCCGCCTCAGCGACGAACAGCCAGGGTGGTCTTTCAAGGACGCGCTTCTCGATCGACTCAGTCGCAACCCGTCGGCCGGAAAAAGGCATTGGATGAAATGGCTTGCGGagcacaacaacaacacGTGCATATTGTTTGTTTTATCCAGAGAGATCTGGGACTGCATAAGTTCCAACATTTTTCGAAGCGATTTCCACGACAACTACCAAATGTGGCTTCCTCTCGGCATGTCCGACTCGACGCACTTGATCTTTGAAGAGATTATGAATAGTATAGAAGCCGGCGCTGACAAAGACTGTATGCCTCACTGCCTGATCTGTGCCAAATCCCACCATCTGACCTGATACTTTGACCTCATAGTAGCTAACCGCTGGAGATCGACGACGTTGGCCGCACTTGTTGGAACGGATACCGCACAAAGGAGCAGAAGCGAACAGACGGGGAGGGCACTCGGAGAGCTATCCGAATCTCTATTGAGATACCTAGGACTCGAGGAAAATCCCAATCTTTTTTCGGGATTTCTTCCGAGCCTTGGAGAGTGTATCGTCAAGTCTGCCGCGGATCTGTATCAACGAATGGCCTGTTCTCGCCACCAGTACTCTCTCGAAACTCCAAACATCACATGTGGAAAACCGCTGTATAAAGAAGAACTAGCGCAGTGGGATCTGAAAAGCGCCACAAATTGGCTTGATATCAACAGCGAAGATGATGCCCAGGGCTTACTTTGCTGTCTTTTCCCCGGTGTCAGGCGACTACAGCCCGGTGAGGGGGGCGACCTGTCCGTCGTGAAGCCTCTGGTCCTAGTCTACGATACACCCAGTCCAGAAACCGCTTCGTACACCACGGCCGAGTCTGATGACGGCGAATTAGAACTCTACGACTTGACCTCGGAGACATGCAGCGATTCCCAAGTATGCGAAAGCGAAGGAGAGGCTTCGGACAGCACAACAGAGCCGGGAACAATTAGGATCCAGCACAAACTAGACTGTGAAAGAATCGCATCACTGTTTCGTGTAGATGAAGCACCACACGAGCCGTCCTTGCCCGGAGGTGGTGCCGCGCCGCCTGCACGCCATGCCGCCCCGTCCAAGGGTCAAGggacgtcgaggacgagaaaAACAAAGGCTAGGAAACGGGACGAAGGGGCTCTCTCGCGGTTTGGAGACTATCTCTGGAAAAGCGTCAAGAAAGCCCCGTCGTCACCTCCCGCCCAGCGCAGAAACTACACTCAGGGGAATAGTTGTTCTCCTTCTTCGAGTGATGATTCATACCACGGACCCTCAAGGGCAGCTCAAAAAAGCCACGGCTCTTCGCGGAAGCAGCAtcggcgaggccaagagCGAGGTTGCACCTCACCAGTCAATAACCGGGAGGGAACTGCAAGGGCTCAAGTCGAGCATCGTATTCCGCCGCAGAGAAGGATGTCGGAACCGTGGTCTAGCACAATggcaccatcgtcatcgacgtCTAGTTCGGCGTACGGAACAGGAACGGTCGTGTGGTCTCCCCGCTGATGGGGTGTGGAAAAACGGGGTAAGACTTTTCGAAATGGAGCTTTTTCGATACTTGTCTACATGCGGTTTGTGGTGTTATTCTACGGGACGAGGCGCGGCAGTTGCAAAGGCgggatggcaagattgacggCAAGTATATACATGAGAAGTGATGGGCCAAAGGATCTCGGCTCGAGACAAAAATACTCCATTGCACCAGTGATTTGAAGGCGATGGATGTCAACAAATGTAGGTAGCACCAAAGTGCTCAGCTAGAGTACCCTTTTATATTGATAACAGAGCCAAGGCAAGGCAGCAAGGGCCGGGGACTGTTCAAGCGACTGTGAATGCTGTTCCCCCCGCTTAGAGCCCATTTCCCCACGAAGAAAAGTCTGTCTTGTCTCAAAATCGCAAGAAACATTAACCGTTCTGGTGTGGATCGTAGATTCTGCCAATCCTGTCAGACCCATCGGGGACTATGGATTCCAGAGGCGATACCGGAGGGTTTGGGGGATGCCGAGCATGTGTTGGATATGGTTGACGTGGCGCATACGGTGGATATGGCGGGTAGTCGTCCTCGATATGTCTCTCAGAATTGCTGCTTGATGTCGAGGTAGTTGTACTCTGgtgccgtcggcgccggggCAAGCAGCACCACCATAACAGCGTCAAAATCAGGCCAACGGCGAGAAAGACGCCAAAAACAATGAGCGCCGTCACAGCCGTGTTGTCTCCACCGGTAGTAGGCATCGGTACTTGGTTTGTGGCCGTCGTCTGCTCAAGTGTTGTAGATTCCGAGCCCGAGGGGGTGGTTGTTTGCGggccgaggaagatggtGGTGTATCTTGTGCGCCCGTCGCGTGTAACGGTAAGAGTGACAAGGTACGGCACGGCCTCTCGAGGCTCCTTCGTTGCCATGATAGTCATCGGTCGCGTCTCTGTCGCTGTAGCCAACTATGAGCCTTGAGTGGAATGCTGGTTCAAGGATTGAGGTAAAAATGGCCGCTCGACCAGCTACTACGCGAGCCGCATTAAGCGCGGCATTTATTagaggaaaaaaaatccTTCTTCACAAATCTTTGTCCCCATTTCCCATCGTCTGCATGAAGGTGCTGACACAAGGGCAGCTGTTGGCTTGGTCCCAAGATGGGGGCTGTTTGTGTAACCCTACCATCTGCATGCTGGGCTCGgtgagatgcaagttgtcaTTGATCAATTACGTACATAGCCGTAAGCCTTACATTTACATGTCCACTGACACTTCAGCTGGCAATATTACGCAACGTGGTGCTCTTCTGGTTGGCCAAAGTATGCACCAGCCAATGTCTTGTATATTTTCACAATGATAGTAGAAAACCCGTCTTGCATATGGCTGCGGTTTGGACAATTTTGAGGCGGCTGAGTGGGAATCCGAATTGCAACAGGTTTCCTTTTCCCCTTTGGGGTGAGAAATCTTTTCCTGTAGATTGTCTAACAGCAGGTAGGGTTGTGTACGGTCCATGTTGATTTATCCGGTTCCAGTTCTGCGACGAAACTAGGTTTGTGAGTGTATCTATTGCGGGTATACTGGTTAGATGGTTCAAATATTTCTTACTGTCGGGAAACCACGACAGGACTCGTCGAAGCTATCGATTGAGGCATACGAGTATATCGGTGTCCAAATGGTTAGGACGAATGAGTGCAAGTTGCTTGTTTTATTCCTACACGTTTACAACAAACGTGCCACTACTTTACTGAGAGCATCACGCGTCCAAGGGCCACTGTAAGACTCATCACACCGTACTGCATGGCTTGTGATGAGCTCTgccttttaattttatattgTATCATTTGTACATACAGCATGGCATATGTCCACGAGGAACTACGAGCCTATTGGCGACATGTCAATTAAATTGCTAGTCATACCAGCCAATTTATTTTTGAAATGAATTATACCACAAGCGTCCCACGGTTGGCTCACAACGGTTACACAACCACAAGATGAGATGACGATGCCCAAAGTCGGCCTTACGCGAGGGCTGTCTCAGGCACTAGCCTTCACCGACTtgttgtatttatagagacCTGTTGTCCTCTAAGGCCTTCTGACAAGCCAAGGGCGTGATAAACCAAGGGCCTTTGATACCGGAAAGTCGATTGTTATAGTTTGAATTAAACATCCATTCGCATGCGCAGTTACCCGGCCCGTGTCACAACCGGTTTGGATATTATGTAGTCAAATGTGAATTAAGACTCTATATATCGATATCTGAGTCCTGAATTTAAAAAACTACGAAAACAAGCAAAACGAAAAAGAAGACATGGCCTATCTCACAAATGGGAATAATTGCACGTGATTATCGCGACTGCCGGTACAGGGTACATAGCACAGAATCCTATGAGCATGGGGATAAATGCCTTTAAACAAGGTATTCAAACATTAAGCGCTTATAGAGCCTAAGTTGCATTGTAGTCGGTCAAGGCCGAATGAGTTGCGAAAAGATCAATGCGACGTGGCCATTGACCCAAACAGGCGTTAATCTCGCGCCATGCTAGAAATGCGATTCCAAATATTGTCCTATAGATGACAGGTTTCATTATACAGGCACCAGTTTCTGCAGACACCAAACTTTTCTTGCTGTTTTTCGACAGGAGAGCTACTACGTGGCTAAAGCAACTCCAGTAAGCATGATCAAAGCTAATAGCATGAGGGCTGCCTCTGTCATTATACCCAATATCCGAGTCTGCTGCTTCTCTTGGTGAGATTCACGAATACGAGGTGGAGTTGCTCCGCCCCTTTCAAGCGCCAACATGGATGCAAATGCTCTCAATTTTCTCTGAGCGTTCACCTACAGCCTTGCAATTGTGTAAGAGCGTGGCAATCCATGTGGCGAGGCGAAATTCCGAGTGAAGAAAGCTTGGTGCGCCTCTCGCAGCAACTTTTGTCGCTCTTGACTTTGCAAACGCATGGTTGACAAGGTGGAGATTCGTGTTTATTGaattgccaatgccagcgGAGCCATGATGCGATTCGGGCAAAGGCAAATACGAGGCCAAGAAACCATGATGCCCGATTAGGCGACTAGTGCCCGGTTTCAGCCTTGTGAACCAGCGATTCGATTCCATTTATCATGCTCTTGTCGAATCGCAGGTTAAACAGTTGGTAGATAATCTGGGATCCCCTGTCCACATTTGTTTTCCACACACAATATTCCTGGTTTGACTTGAACAGGGTTCGCAGAGCTAAAATGTGAGAAGGCCAGTCAAGTAATAGAGACCAGTGTTGACAGCATAGTGGACTCTCAACATGGCGCCTGGATAGCTGAGctgagtactccgtaatgcaTCGCATCTTCGTAAAGTGCACCTGTTTCTTTTTGATACGAGTCATGATATCGGTGTCTCTGCTGTCCGTGTTGACTGTACCAAGGGTTtctaaaaaaataaaataaaaaaagagtAGTTGTCGGGGTGAGATTAACACGCTCGCACAAGACGTTATAATCATGTCAATCATGGATTCACGAGCAAGTACCATTGTCGTTCGCAATCACAACGACAACGTCATTGTTGTGGCATGGCATAGGGTAGTGAACATGACATGCATGCCGTAAGTTCCGCCACTTTGTTTAAATCCATACTATTGCCTCGAGCATTGCTATTGCATGTAGTTCTTTGTGTTGCCTGGAAATCTGTACTGCACAAGGTGCGACAGAGCAAAGAGAGATGGTGCCACAGTCACACAAGACTCGCATCGTAAAACAAGCATTCAATAAGCAGTTGGCTCAAGTAGTACCATCAGATCAAACGAAAGCTCTCACTACGTGCAACCAAGTTGCGTAATGCTGCTGAATCAAGTGCCAAATCAGAGCCTTTGGGAGCAAGTGTATGGAAGGTTCGGCGACGACCCTCGAGCTGGGTATAGAGAAGAGAGTGTTCAAAGACGGACCAGGGGTTATGAAGGAGTTGAACAAATGACTGGACAAGGCCGCAGCCTTGGAGGCCAAAGTCGACCAGGGCAGCGACAAGCCTACAGGGAGTAAGAAGCAGACGACAGTTCAACAGCTGAGAGAGTGGCACGAAATCTGGAATACAGTTTTGTCTTTGggagacggccaagatggcGACAACAAGGACGACTACGAACCTTTGGTGAGAACGACAACAGTCGTCGCGGCGAGAGGCCAGTGTGAAGGAGCAATATGGCGGCGATGCAAGCCAAGCGTTCCGTATGCACGGTGGCTACTCGGTTGCATTCCCCCATTCGTGCTGACAATGACAGAAACGGCCTACACCATCGTGGAGGAACGTCATGTCGAGGACCGAATCTTTCCAGCGGGACAAGAGGCAAGCGCAGCGACGTGTGCAGCGGCCAAGCGGCGCTTTGTAGGCAAAACATGATTCCCTCGGTATTGTGCGGCGGGTTTCGTTCCAACTCTTGTTAGTGAGGCTGCTCAAGGAACAGGGCATCCCGCCACGGTGAGCATTGTGCTTGACATGCGCAGAGGTGAGGCTCTCGTCGTGTCTTGGGGACGGACGCCTTGAAGGCTGGGCCATGGTCAGACTCGCGGTACACGCGACCGTTGCTCGTATCTGGCCGGGAAGTGTCGTGAAAGAAAACGTGAAAGAATCGTCATTGTGCTCCGTTCATAGCATGTAGAGAAAGACGGCGTGCGACCTGGATGATGTTGGAAATTCCGACTTGGGTGATTGTGTGTGAAATGTGCAGTGATGCGCATGTACATGCAGATTGCAAAACTGATGATGTCAATGTAGGGTGACTACCATGCAGAGGGGGCAAGACAAAGGCTCTGTTCAAATGTTCACAAGTTGAGTCAGTGAATGCTGGGCGTGCAACGGTTCAACGTTAAAGGAAGACGACACGAAAAGGACATGGAATGGCGAGCGCGTCATTTAAATAAGCGATGGACTCGGCGTCAACACCAGACGCTTTGTCTCGATGCTGCGCGTCGCGCACCGGCACGTCTTCACTGCCGCG
Proteins encoded:
- the patF gene encoding Patulin synthesis protein F, encoding MSTPVQIVEKLLSNMTNDDVVASLVAPDATYVSLNHSNPDLKKIMPWCGTWQNAGPSAFINTFTGVAHFWDNEGSKTDAIFGSGENVAAFGRMTLRSKTVGIAKTVPFSVWCVVKNDKITFMQFMEDTFDTAATFRSGGAWTFRANPDTKEEFSI
- the HSPA12A gene encoding Heat shock protein 12A; this encodes MERRPGVHSASETEEKPMKFLIAVDFGTTFSGVAYTLVNAGEPQKESLVTDWGEGLTGDKVPSILRYEHGATVNSVSWGFEADRRRKPGEKIHEWFKLGLCPEIEHSLALGSDLLRRYPSKTALPPLDPDQCKKLVIRYLQGVKSAIDRLFEQRVGEIYNLPREYIITVPAMWSHGAQEAMRECAAEAFLGDPSEKEELSMIAEPEAAGIYALSEMFDIGLEAGDTFVICDAGGGTVDLSSYEILSKDSYIALKRVAGTPGELCGSCFINRIFEDYLMSRSQLRHIDWNSKNGLQLLKSAVGDFERGIKPQFTGLNTSGALYLNTPFPSAGPRGAEFTLIEIPVDELRKQVFDPVVSKICRLVRHQVDSTIRPTRKVKKVLLAGGFGQNAYLKREIEKTVGETIKVQKIDNSRTAIVRGALMAGLAKIDNPQRHAAWQDGDKKNEQGRGRIFERNVPRVMVREAPCHYGTRIFRQEKSNASAQQNGINPNIGRSRPREVEVMRWFVNKGDEIYDGEPKHFELQYKANIALGEHPPKIICDVYSSKADNPPPRPHTSRHPVPGLEKPLATVCMDLDTIPEESLHCRVFRGRKYYDVAFDVYMTLNSAELTFVLGRGAERYKPAKVTVNETEWGL